A stretch of Methylogaea oryzae DNA encodes these proteins:
- the adh gene encoding aldehyde dehydrogenase has translation MSTFDPSRFGYTVPLKKRYDNFIGGRWVPPVQGRYFENITPITGQVYCEAARSSSDDIELALDAAHAARDAWGRTPVAERANLLLKIADRMEANLATLAAAETLDNGKPIRETLAADIPLAIDHFRYFAGCVRAQEGSLSEIDDDTVAYHFHEPLGVVGQIIPWNFPILMAVWKLAPALAAGNCVVLKPAEQTPTSILVLIELIADLLPAGVVNVVNGFGLEAGKPLATSSRIAKIAFTGETTTGRLIMQYASQNLIPVTLELGGKSPNIFFEDVCAQDDAFFDKAVEGFVMFALNQGEVCTCPSRALIQESIYERFMEKALKRVAAIKQGHPFEPDTMIAAQTSSEQLEKILSYIDIGKQEGAQCLIGGERNVMAGELQDGYYIKPTVFRGHNKMRIFQEEIFGPVVSVATFKDKDEALVMANDTLYGLGAGVWSRDGTLAYRMGREIKAGRVWTNCYHAYPAHAAFGGYKQSGIGRETHKMMLDHYQQTKNLLVSYSPKALGFF, from the coding sequence CCGTTTCGGTTACACGGTCCCCTTGAAAAAGCGCTACGACAACTTCATCGGCGGACGCTGGGTGCCGCCGGTCCAGGGCCGATACTTCGAAAATATCACCCCAATCACCGGTCAGGTGTACTGCGAAGCGGCAAGGTCCAGCAGCGACGACATCGAACTGGCGTTGGACGCGGCCCATGCCGCCCGCGACGCCTGGGGCCGCACGCCGGTCGCCGAGCGGGCCAATCTGCTGCTGAAGATCGCCGACCGCATGGAGGCGAACCTTGCGACCCTGGCCGCGGCGGAAACCCTGGACAACGGCAAGCCCATCCGCGAAACCCTGGCGGCCGACATCCCGCTGGCTATCGACCACTTCCGCTATTTCGCCGGCTGCGTCCGCGCCCAGGAAGGCAGCCTGTCGGAAATCGACGACGATACGGTGGCCTACCATTTCCACGAGCCGCTGGGCGTGGTGGGGCAGATCATCCCGTGGAATTTCCCCATCCTCATGGCCGTTTGGAAGCTGGCGCCGGCCTTGGCCGCCGGCAACTGCGTGGTGTTGAAGCCCGCCGAGCAGACGCCCACCTCCATCCTGGTGCTGATCGAGCTGATCGCCGATCTGCTGCCGGCGGGCGTGGTCAACGTGGTCAACGGTTTCGGCCTGGAGGCAGGCAAGCCCTTGGCTACCAGCAGCCGCATCGCCAAGATCGCCTTCACCGGCGAAACCACCACCGGCCGGCTCATCATGCAGTACGCTTCGCAGAACCTGATTCCGGTGACGCTGGAGTTGGGCGGCAAGTCGCCCAACATCTTCTTCGAGGACGTGTGCGCCCAGGACGACGCTTTTTTCGACAAGGCGGTGGAAGGCTTCGTCATGTTCGCCCTCAACCAGGGCGAGGTGTGCACCTGCCCGTCCCGCGCCCTGATCCAGGAGTCCATCTACGAGCGCTTCATGGAGAAGGCGCTCAAGCGGGTGGCGGCCATCAAGCAAGGCCATCCTTTCGAGCCGGACACCATGATCGCCGCGCAGACCTCCAGCGAGCAGCTGGAGAAAATCCTCTCCTACATCGACATCGGCAAGCAGGAAGGCGCCCAGTGCCTGATCGGCGGCGAGCGCAACGTAATGGCGGGGGAGTTGCAGGACGGCTATTACATCAAGCCCACGGTGTTTCGCGGCCACAATAAAATGCGCATCTTCCAGGAGGAGATCTTCGGCCCGGTGGTGTCGGTCGCCACCTTCAAGGACAAGGACGAAGCCCTGGTCATGGCCAACGACACGCTGTACGGCCTGGGGGCCGGCGTTTGGAGCCGGGACGGCACCTTGGCTTATCGCATGGGCCGCGAGATCAAGGCGGGCCGCGTATGGACCAACTGCTACCACGCCTATCCGGCCCACGCGGCGTTCGGCGGCTACAAGCAATCGGGCATCGGCCGGGAAACCCACAAGATGATGCTGGATCACTACCAGCAGACCAAGAACCTGCTGGTCAGCTACAGCCCGAAAGCCCTGGGCTTTTTCTGA
- a CDS encoding DUF779 domain-containing protein, translating to MDTRKVVATEAALALVETLKAKHGPLMFHQSGGCCDGSAPMCYPQGELLVGDNDVLLGDIGGSPFYISASQYEYWKHTQLIIDVVPGRGGQFSLESAEGVRFLTRSRLFSDEEAAALGEGARVGV from the coding sequence GTGGACACCCGCAAGGTCGTCGCCACCGAGGCCGCCCTGGCCTTGGTGGAAACCCTCAAGGCCAAGCACGGCCCGTTGATGTTTCACCAATCGGGCGGCTGCTGCGACGGCAGCGCGCCCATGTGCTACCCGCAAGGGGAGCTGCTGGTGGGCGATAACGACGTGCTGCTGGGCGACATCGGCGGCAGCCCGTTCTATATCAGCGCTTCCCAGTACGAGTATTGGAAACACACCCAGCTCATCATCGACGTGGTGCCGGGCCGGGGTGGGCAGTTTTCCCTGGAAAGCGCCGAAGGCGTGCGATTCCTCACCCGTTCCCGCTTGTTCAGCGACGAGGAAGCGGCGGCGTTGGGGGAGGGCGCCAGGGTCGGTGTTTAG
- the modB gene encoding molybdate ABC transporter permease subunit, translated as MLTPEEQSALLLSVKVSVCSVAATLPLAVALAWLLARRAFPGKALLEALLHLPLVLPPVVVGYVLLLTFGRNGWLGVRLFDWFGVTVAFTWKGAAIAAGVMGFPLMVQAIRLSMAAIEPRLEQAASTLGSGPWRVFFTVTLPLSLPGIIAGTVLGFARGLGEFGATITFVGNILGETRTLPLAFFTLTQTPGGDDAAYRLVWLSMAVAFGALMASDLLGRRSKRLLGE; from the coding sequence ATGCTGACGCCGGAAGAGCAGTCCGCGTTGCTGCTGTCGGTAAAGGTCAGCGTTTGCTCGGTCGCCGCCACGTTGCCGTTGGCGGTGGCGTTGGCGTGGCTGTTGGCGCGCCGCGCTTTTCCCGGCAAGGCCTTGCTGGAGGCCTTGCTGCACCTGCCGCTGGTGCTGCCACCGGTGGTGGTGGGCTACGTGCTGTTGTTGACCTTCGGCCGCAACGGCTGGCTGGGCGTCCGCTTGTTCGACTGGTTCGGCGTGACCGTCGCTTTCACCTGGAAAGGCGCGGCCATCGCCGCCGGGGTGATGGGGTTCCCGTTGATGGTGCAGGCGATCCGCCTGTCCATGGCCGCCATTGAGCCGCGTTTGGAGCAGGCCGCCAGTACCTTGGGCTCGGGCCCTTGGCGGGTGTTTTTCACCGTTACCTTGCCTTTGTCGCTGCCGGGCATCATCGCCGGCACGGTGCTGGGTTTCGCCCGGGGGCTGGGCGAATTCGGCGCCACCATTACCTTCGTCGGCAATATCCTCGGGGAAACCCGCACGTTGCCCCTGGCGTTTTTCACCTTGACGCAAACCCCCGGGGGCGACGACGCCGCCTACCGGCTGGTGTGGTTGTCCATGGCGGTGGCGTTCGGCGCGCTGATGGCCAGCGATCTGCTGGGCAGGCGCAGCAAGCGTCTGTTGGGAGAGTAG
- the modC gene encoding molybdenum ABC transporter ATP-binding protein, giving the protein MLRLDVVLSRGRFTLAAQLEADAPVTGLFGRSGSGKSTLLAVAAGLARPQRGRVELDGEVLFDSERGICLPAHRRRVGLVFQDSQLFPHYSVRGNLLYGCRRPGGNGVFRFDDIVDLLELAPLLQARPRQLSGGERQRVALGRSLLAAPRLLLLDEPLASLDQGLKAQILPFLKRIKDELGLPMVYVSHSLAEILHLTDRLALVAEGRVVAAGVLQRLVAEGRLAEAKVAVPENILAASVVGHDPEGGCTEMAVGGQVLRVPMQAQRRAGETAYLALAAGDVALARHAVAGTSIQNQIGGRVVGVREFNGAMRIAIDAGAPLLAEVSRHACAELDLREGAQVYCLIKARSFHYLTDGWDGGDGSSGAPSSQENDA; this is encoded by the coding sequence GTGTTGCGATTGGACGTGGTGCTGAGCCGGGGGCGATTCACCCTGGCGGCGCAATTGGAGGCGGACGCACCGGTCACCGGTTTGTTCGGCCGCTCCGGTTCCGGCAAGAGCACTTTGCTCGCTGTCGCGGCCGGCCTGGCGCGGCCGCAGCGCGGCCGGGTGGAGCTGGACGGCGAGGTGCTGTTCGACAGCGAGCGGGGCATTTGCCTGCCCGCCCATCGCCGCCGGGTGGGGCTGGTGTTCCAGGACAGCCAGCTGTTTCCCCATTATTCGGTGCGCGGCAACCTGCTGTACGGCTGTCGCCGGCCGGGCGGCAACGGCGTGTTCCGTTTCGACGACATTGTCGATTTGCTGGAACTGGCGCCGTTGCTGCAAGCCCGGCCGCGCCAGCTGTCCGGTGGCGAGCGCCAGCGGGTGGCGTTGGGGCGGTCGCTTTTGGCCGCGCCGCGCCTGTTGTTGCTGGACGAGCCCCTGGCTTCCCTGGACCAGGGACTGAAGGCGCAGATATTGCCGTTCCTCAAGCGCATCAAGGACGAGCTGGGCCTGCCCATGGTGTACGTATCCCACAGCCTGGCGGAAATTCTTCATCTCACCGACCGCCTGGCCTTGGTGGCCGAAGGCCGGGTGGTCGCTGCCGGCGTTTTGCAACGGCTGGTGGCGGAAGGACGGCTGGCCGAAGCCAAAGTGGCGGTGCCGGAGAATATCCTGGCGGCGTCGGTGGTCGGCCACGATCCGGAAGGCGGATGCACCGAGATGGCGGTGGGTGGGCAGGTGTTGCGCGTGCCCATGCAGGCGCAGCGGCGGGCAGGCGAGACGGCTTATCTGGCCTTGGCCGCTGGCGACGTTGCCCTGGCGCGCCACGCCGTGGCGGGCACTTCCATCCAGAACCAAATCGGCGGCCGCGTCGTCGGCGTGCGCGAATTCAACGGCGCCATGCGCATCGCCATCGACGCCGGCGCGCCCTTGCTGGCCGAGGTGTCGCGCCACGCTTGCGCCGAGCTGGATCTGCGGGAGGGCGCGCAAGTCTATTGCCTGATCAAAGCGCGCTCGTTCCATTATCTGACCGACGGCTGGGATGGCGGCGATGGATCTTCCGGCGCGCCATCCAGCCAGGAGAACGATGCATGA
- a CDS encoding TOBE domain-containing protein has protein sequence MSEPKQPPAPPGLVEGELRLAGGLNEKLFRLLAAIDASGSINQAAKAVGLSYKGAWEMVERANNLSPRVLVSTAVGGRHGGGTALTAAGQSLLGLYRRLQEEHRQFLRGLNDDLAADPEFLFLARRMLMKASARNQFFGKVAEVRPGAVNAEVVVSLKGGDTLVAAVTMESLQTLGIAADVDVVALVKAPQVVIVTDMGPYRLSARNQLTGSVVRVQKGAVNAEVVIQLPGGDTVYATVTNDAVEDLGLKEGSAATAVFKAGAVILGVAA, from the coding sequence ATGAGCGAACCGAAACAGCCCCCGGCGCCGCCCGGCTTGGTGGAGGGCGAGTTGCGCCTGGCGGGCGGCCTCAACGAAAAGCTGTTCCGTCTGCTGGCCGCGATCGACGCCAGCGGCTCCATCAACCAGGCCGCCAAGGCCGTCGGCCTCAGTTACAAAGGCGCTTGGGAAATGGTGGAGCGGGCCAACAACCTGTCGCCGCGGGTGCTGGTGTCCACCGCCGTGGGTGGCCGCCACGGCGGCGGCACGGCGCTCACCGCGGCGGGGCAAAGCCTGCTGGGGTTATACCGGCGTTTGCAGGAAGAACATCGCCAATTCCTGCGCGGACTCAACGACGATTTGGCGGCCGATCCGGAATTTTTGTTTTTAGCCAGGAGAATGCTGATGAAAGCCAGTGCGCGTAACCAGTTTTTCGGAAAAGTGGCGGAAGTCAGGCCGGGCGCGGTCAATGCCGAAGTCGTGGTGAGCCTCAAGGGCGGCGATACGCTGGTGGCCGCCGTTACCATGGAGTCTTTGCAAACCCTGGGGATCGCGGCGGACGTGGATGTGGTGGCGCTGGTGAAAGCGCCCCAGGTGGTCATCGTCACCGACATGGGGCCGTATCGCTTGAGCGCCCGCAACCAGCTGACGGGCAGTGTCGTTCGCGTGCAGAAAGGCGCGGTGAACGCGGAAGTGGTGATTCAACTGCCGGGCGGCGATACGGTTTACGCCACCGTCACCAACGACGCGGTGGAGGACCTGGGCTTGAAGGAAGGCAGCGCCGCCACCGCGGTGTTCAAGGCCGGGGCGGTGATTCTCGGCGTGGCCGCCTAG